Part of the Brevinematales bacterium genome is shown below.
ATCGCGTCCTTGCGGTTCTTCAGGGTCTCGCTCATCATACTTTGGATGGTCTTGTTATCGTTCTTCACCGAGTCCACGTCGCGCAGAGCCTTGTCGATCTCGCGGCGCTGTTCCTCAAGGTCGCGCAGGAAATCCCGGATGATCGTCATATTCTGCTCGGCCTTCTGCGCCATATCCTCCGCGCGTTCGAGGGTGGCCGACTTCTTCAGGAACTGGTCGTAACGGCTCTCGATTTCCTGGGTCTTCTTGCTCAGGTTGCGGATGTCGTCCAGCACCGTATTCTTCATCTTCTCTTCCTGGAGCTTGAGCTCGCCGAACAGGGACTTGACCTCGCCCTGCACGTGCTCCATCTCTTCCTTCAGTTCGTCCTCGCTTTTCTTGATATAGCTGTCGAACTGGTGGCTGATCATATTGATGCGCGTGGTAATTTCGTTCTCGATTGTCGTCACCTTCGTCTGGACGGCGCCGACCGATTTGTCCTCGATACCCTTCAATGTATCGGTGACCTCCTCGATACGGAGCATGAACGTCTTATACTCGTCCTTCACGCCGGACAGGTCGGATTCGAGCTCCACCCGCAGGGAATCTGCCTTCTTATTGAACTGCGCGATAATGTCGTCGGACGGCGAGAAGAAGGATTCCCGGAAATTCTGGATTTCCTTCTGGAAATCGGTCTTCCGCTGGTCGAAAAAGTCGCGGAGCAGGTTCTGCGCCTTCCCGTCGAGTCCCTTGATATTGGTCTCGGTATCGGAAAGGATTTTTTCCATCCGCTGGTTGATCTGGTCGCGCGCGGCGGCCACAAATTCCGCGATCACATCCTTCGCCTTATCCCGTTCGTCGGAGATATGGGAAAGGATGTCCGATTTTTCATTCTCCATCTGCGAATAAATGGAATTGATATAGGTATTGATATTCTCGTCGATACGCTTGCGCGTACTGTCGAGGTTGTTTTCCAACTGCTGGACGCTGTCCTTCACGTCCTGGTACTTATCGCGTATCTTCGATATATTCGAATCGGATGTGTTTTTTATATCGGCGAGGAGTTTCTCGAAACCCGACAGTTCCTCGCGGAGCTGGTTGCCGTTCTTCATCTGGCGCTCGAGTTCCTCGGTGAGACGTTCGGTCGAACGGGCTAAATCGGCCTCGAGGCCGGAACGCGCCGCTTCGATCTTGCTGTTCGCCTTGGCGAGCGAGGCTTCGATGCCCTGTTGGAAATTCTCCATACGCCGGCCGATCTCGCGTCCCTTCTCGTCGAACTCGCGCCCCATCTCTCCGGCGATACGCTTGATCTCCTCTTTCTTGGCGTTCAACGTCAGGTCGCCGTCACGGATAGCCGCCTCGAGCTTGATTTTCAGGTCGTTGCGGAGTTTGTCCACATTCCGGTCGATTTCGTCATGCACGTCGACAAGGATACCGTCGGCGCGGAGCTTGGTGCCCTCGATATCCTCCTTGACCTCGGTAAGCTGGGCGGTTCCCCACTGCTTGAGGGTCTCGACCGACTCCTTAACCCCGTTGAGGATGCGGTCTTTCTGCGATCCGACCGAGTCCTGCAATTCCTTCACGTCGTCGCGAAGCCCGATAATCTCGTCCTTCGTATTGTCGATCAGCCCCTTATAGTCCTCGATAAACGCGTCCTTGAGGCGTTCCATATAGGTGTCGATTTCCTTGGTGCGCTGGGATATGGTATTGTCGAGATTCTTCTCGAGCTTCATCGCGATACCGCGAAGTTCCTCGACACGGTTCTTGGAATCGTTGATATCCTTGATAAGTTCCGACTCCATCGTGGAGACCTTTTTCGTCAGGTCGGTCTCGTAGGAGTTGATAAACTTCTCGAGCTGAACCAGACGGTCGCTGACGACGTCCGAGGATTTCTCGAGATTGCCGAGGATTTCCTTCTCGCGCGACTGGATTTTATCGAGGGCGGCGCTCCCGGATTCCTCCGCGACCTTGCGGATATTTTTCGACGCGTCGGTGATCTGGAGATTGAGCTCCTTCGCGATAGCGTTGAGCTGGTTCTCGCGGTCGTCGAGCTTCTCGAAGAAGCCGGCCGCCTCCGCGGTATAATTCGTCTTGATCGCGTTCAGCTCGCCCTTGAACTTCTCGGAGCTCTCCTTGATGAAATTCGTCAGGCGGTTATTGAGGTCGCCGATGCCCTTGGCGGTATTATTGAGGTTCTCGTTAAAGCTGCGTATGCTGGAATTGACCCGTTCCTCGAGCTTCTTGATCTCTTCCTTGAGGCGCTCGTCGATAGACGCCACCCGTTCGTGCGCGGTCGATTCGGTCTCCTTCTTGAGCGCGTCGATAATCAGGCGGATTTCGTCGCCGGCCTTATGGAATAACTGCTCGGCTTCCGCGCGGAACTTCTTCTCAGTCCCGTCGATATCCTGCGTGATCTTGACAAATCTCTGCTCGATGCCGGATATTTTCCCTTGGTACTCGCCCTCGATAGCGTCGATATCCTTCATCCTGCTGTCGATATCATTGAAACGCTCCTCGATCTTCGCGGCGCGGAACTCGGTATCCTCGATAGCCTTCGAGAGGTCGCTCTCCATCTTTTCGAGCTTCTCGTTCTGCGCGTCGGCGATATGAATGCGGTAGTTCTCGATCTCGGACTCCATCCGTTTCACGAAGTCGCCGAGGCTGTCCTGCGCCCATACCCGCGCCTGCTCGACGTCGTTCTTGAGGACGCCGGACTGCTTCTTATATTCGCCGATATCCTTTTTCAGTACGTTGATCTGGTCGACCGCGGCGGAAAGCTCCTTGAGCTGGTCCCTGACCGCGACTATATCCTGATTGAATACGGTTGCGCTCTGGAGGTTGTGTTTCAGGTCGGCATGGACAAGCGTCGTCTTATCGAAATACTCCTTGATTTCGGCGAGACGCTTATTGATGAACTCGCTGGCCTTATCGAGCTTTTTGAGCGAAATATCGAGGTTGATTGTTTTATCGCGGAGGTCGCGTTCCTTATCGTTGAATAGCTGCTGAATATTATTCATCGCCATCTGGACGAAGCCCTTCAGAGTGGAAAGCTGCGCGTTCCGTTTGTCTCGTCTGCGAAAGTACAGGATAAGCGCAACGCTGATAAAGAGGATAATAATATCCACTATGTAATAATTCATGTTTCCCCTCCGAAATGCACTGCATCATTTTATAACAAATTGTAAAATATTTCAACTGATTTTCTCCTTTTCGGACAATTAGATAACGGAGAATCGGGGGTTGCCGGGAGATAAAGAATCAAATCCCCGAATAGTTGAGTTTTCCGCCCCGTTGAAGTTATAATAATCCGTCCGAACGATTTCACGAACGGGGGAACGGTATGGCTCAGAAATACATCCCGCCCAAGAACGACAAGACAGGCGGTGAAAAACTAGGTTTCTTTATCGTTCTGATTGCCGGCATCGCCATCCTGTTTTTCCTCTTTTCGCAGATGAAGGATATCCTCCAGGATAAGGTCGACGACCTCCGCAAAACTATCGCATGGGTCAAATCGGAATATAATTACGCCCGTATCACCATCCTGAAAAAAGGCGCGAACGCCGTCGAGTTCGAAATATCCATCCTCGGTATCGACGGAGAGGTCAAGGGGAAAAAGACCCTCACGCTCCCCGGCACCGATATCTATCTCGAATCCCGGATGGTCGTGTTACAGACCGAGGACGAGACTAAGACGGTCATCTTCCCGTATAAGGTCTATACCGAACGGATCGCCCCGAAGGACGGAATCGGTATCCAGACCCTCTATGTAGTCAATAATTTTCCGCAGAACTATAACGCAACCGGAATGACCGAGCAAATCCGCCGGGCTTTAGCCGGAATCTACGAGACCGTATTCGAATACGGGGATTACTACAGCGCGGTCAAGGGGAAATATATCCTCGATATTACCGATGTCGCGGCGCACCAAAGCCCGTACACACCGTTCGAATCGGGGAAAACGTACAGTTATATTCTTCACCCCAACGGCGGGGTCGAAATGATGGAGGGCGTCAATGGAAGTCAATAGTATCATTTCCGCGATAGGGGTTATCGACGAGCTTCTCAACGGTTTTCTGAATGTCATCATCTGGATAGCGAAAATCCTCTTCCTGACCCCGTGGGGATGGATTATCGTCGCCGTAGCGTTCGTTGCTATGCTGGTGGCTAAGATACGCACCTCAAAGGACGAGATAACCTTTTATAGCGTGGTCGGCGGTGTATCGGAGACATTATTCTGGTTCTATACCAATATATCGACCATCATTATCGGCGTATTCGTCGTGTTCGTCCTCTCGGTCATATTCACCGGGCTGAAGGACGTCACCGGGAGCTTCAAGCTCTTCAACGAGGTCAAGACGCTCGAGGCCACCCTGAAGAACCTGAAAACCGAGCGCAAGGTGCTCGAAGTCACCGCGCTGCCGGTATCGGTCAACGGCACGAACCGGATGAATGTCACGGTGAAGTACTTCGCGTATTCGCCGGTAAAGGAGCAGGATATCCAGACCGGCGAACGTGTCTACATTATCGACGGGAAAAAGCTGTATGTCGATTTCGGCGTCATCAATTTTAAATATTCCCTCATCGAGAAGGGCGAGGCGTATAATATCGCGTTCCCCAATCATATGTTCTCCGAGGTGCTCCCGCCGGATAACGGGATGAACATCTTCGCCGCCGGGGACGGAGTCCCGCTGACATTCAAACTGGATACGCAGGATATTTATATCCTCAGCAAGGACAGTTATATCGCGCAGATTAATAAGATGATCGCCTATTCGACGAATACGAACCTCTGCCGCGAGATGGGGGTCAAGACCACTTACGGCGAGGCGCTCGGCTTCGAACCCTTGGAAGGCAAGGTCTACCAGTTCTACTCCACGGGAGCGGGCGGGGTGATTATAAAATAGTCTGGGGTGTTTGGATGTAGTGAGTTGTCATACAACGCCGGCGGGAACCCCTAAGGAATAGCCGCGGCCTTTCTCACTGCCGATTGCCTCGGGATTTCAACCCTCGTAGAATGAGAAACATATCATGCTAAGCCGTTATTTCTTATAATTTTCCCATCCGCGCGACTGTAGCTCGTCGTCCCGTTCGCGCAGGTCTTTCTTCATTTTCTCACGGTACGCTACAAGCTTATCCCGCAGCGTAGTATCCGATAACGCGAGAATCTCGACTGTCAGAAGCGCGGCGTTTTTCGCGCCGGACTTTCCCTTACCGGTGACCCCTACCGGGATTCCCGGGGGCATCTCGACCATCGACAGAAGGGAATCGAGGGAACCGAAGTCGGGGGACGATAACGGGACTCCGATGACCGGGAGAACCGTATGCCCGGCGATTACGCCCGCGAGATGCGCGGACATGCCCGCCGCCGCCAGTATCACCCTGCCGCCGTTCGCCTCGAACCCCTTAACGAGCTCGACCGTACGTTCGGGGCTTCTATGCGCGGAGCTGAAATGCACCTCGGTATCCACCCCGAAATCCTTAAAAATCTCCAATCCGCCGGATAATACCGGAAGGTCGCTGTCGCTCCCCATGATTACAAGTACTTTCGCCAATTGTCACTCCTGATCCAAGTCGATAATTTTTATATCGTGAAGATAATCCTTCACACGGTATTCCTTCAGTTTCTCCACTTTCTGCACCAGTACGGAAATTTTCTCGGCGGACTCGGTGACCATATCCATCAGCTCGATCACTTCCTCGTCCAACTGTTTCTGCACCTTCAGCATCTTGATCATCTCGGCCGAACCGAGCAGGGTCGTCAGCGGCTGATTGAAGTTATGCGCGATCGCCCGTCCCATCTCGCTCACCGTGGTATCCTGCTTAATTCTTACCAACTCCTGCGTCTGGCTCGAAAGTTTCAGCACGTTCTCCATCCGAATGAGCATCTCGATAGCGTTGAAAGGTTTTTTAATATAATCGACCGCCCCGGCGCGGTACGCGTTTTTCAGCACCTCCACATCCTCTTCGGAGGTAACCATGATAACAGGGACACTGCTTAACTCCGGGAAAGATTTTAACTCGCCGCACAGGTCGACGCCGTTAGCGTCGGGCAAATGCACGTCCATCAGGATAATATCCGGTTTGAAGGAACGTACTTTATCGATAAAAACCGAACCCCTGCTGATCGTCATCAATTCGAAATGCGCGGGGTTGAGAATCTTTTTATAGATAGTCACATAGAACGCTGCGTCCTCTACAACAAGCACTTTGTATATATTCATATTACCGTCCGAAAAAATGAATAAGGAATTATAAGCAATCTCGAAGGATATGTAAAATAAAAACGGCATGACGCCAAAAAGCGCCATGCCTCTATCACAACTGAAGAAAGGGGGGTCAAACTGATTGCATCCATTCAAATCCTAACAGAATAAGTATAACAACATTTCTTCAAATCGTCCATCAGGGAATCCCTGATTTTTCAGGGGAAAAACCCTGATATTAAAAATCCCTGAAATCGTCCATCGGGATTTTATCGTCCTGCTTGATAATCTCCACCCCGGAGTTCTTATCATGTAAGGGTTGAGCATGGATCACCGCGGCTTTCTTCACGGACGCAGACTCCGTCCCGGACGATTTGTCGGTCAGCAGCTTCTTCTCCGGCGGCTTACCCTTGCTGCTATTTTTGGATCTCCCGACAATCCGGTTGAGATTTTCAATGATTTCTCCGAGTACCTCGGCCTGGTGATATAACTCCTCACCCGACGCCGCATTTTCCTCAGAGGATGCGGCTGTAGTCTGGACTACTCCGTTCACCTCGCCGACCGCCTTAGTGATCTGTATCGCGCCCTTGAGTTGTTCCTGCGATGCGCGGTCGGTTTCCTCCATCAGCGTGCGGATTTTCTCCAATGTCCCCTTCATTAACAGTATCGATTCCCTGACGGCGTCGCTGACTTTTTTCCCGTTCGATACGCTGATAATCGCGCCTTCGATCAGGTCCGCGGTCTCTTTCGCGGCTTCGGCGCTTTTCTGGGCAAGGCTTTTCACCTGATCGGCGACTACCGCGAACCCTCGTCCGGCATCCCCGGCTCTCGCCGCTTCAACCGCCGCGTTCAACGCGAGTATATTCGTCTGGAACGCGATATCGTCGATCACCTTGATAATCTTCGCCACACGGTTATTATTGTTCTCAATTTCCTCCATCGCCGCGGTCATTTCCCGCATCTGGCTTGCGCTTTTTTCCGCGGAATCCCCCGCCTCGTTCGTCATCAGCTTAGACTGGTTGACATTTTTCGTGTTGGATTCGATGATCGACTGAAGTTCCTCGAGCGACGATGTCATCTCCTCGATAGACGACGCGAGTTCCGACGCCCCGCCGGAAAGATTTTGACTGGAATCCGAGATCTGCTTCGAGGAGGAGGTCAGGCTATCCGCATTGACGGTGAGTTCCTTCACGTTGTTTTTTATCTTTTTTGACAGGCTGAAGCTCATAAACGATCCCATGCCTCCTAAAAAAATCGCGAGAAATATCCCTATCCCGGTTCCGCTATACCCCTGCGCCAACGCGTCGCTTACCCCGCGGGTATGCGCTGCGGTATCCTTCTTCAATTCGGATTCTAGATATGTCCGCATATCGCCCAAATCCGACTGCACCTGAGTCAGTGCCGCGGAAGTTTGTTTTTGAAATAATTCCTCGGCTCCGTTATAATTCCCTTCCTTCAGCGCGGACTCCAGCGCGATAACCGACTGATGCAATTCTTTGTGCGGTTTCTCCAAATCCTCGATAATACCTTTAAGTTTCGGGTATTTAGCCTCAACAGTTTTTCTTTCATCGCTGTAATACCATTTACCCAGATTGCACTTGGTAGGGTCTTTTTCAACTTCTATACTCGAGCTTTTCGCGGATAAAGCGCTCATCACCTTTTGACCCCACTTGAGATGCTCGATTTCCCGCATCAGCAGTTTTTCGTCCAGTACATGAAGAGTATCCATGCTTTCCGCGAGAACATTCAACCTTTCAGTAGAGCTGAAACCCAGTAACCCTACAACCATCACAATCACCGTTACGCCGATAAACGACAGTACTAACCGTACCGTTAAACTGATTTTCTTAAACATTTTAACCTCCAGATATATCAGGCCCCTCTCTCTATCAAGAAAACAGCGACCTCTGAAACAACCTCCTTTTTTTATTCCCCCATCGGTACCACGATATAATTAATTCGCGTATGTATGCATATATACACTATTATATTTATAGTTATAATAGTATATGAACATAGTTTACCCCTTTCACGGATATTTATCAATCAGGGATTCCCTGATTTTTCAAGTGAAATTCCCTCATATTCTAATCATTACAGTAATATTGTTCACTAAACATATATTATTTGTGTTCATACTAATTTAGCATAAATTCATAACATATGCAAGTTATAATAAAAAAACCGCAGCCGGTTTCCCGGCTACGGTTCATATGGAAACGGTTCATGGTTACATAGTTACATAGTTATTTTCCTGCTCCTACGGGTGAAGGTAAGCCCCGTCCTCGCCGATTTTTCCAGGCGCGGGATTGTTCACAAGGTCGAGGACATATATCCGCATATTGCCCTGCCCGCTGCAGCTCGCGGCCAATGTCCCGTCGGTAACGACTTTGACGTCCCCGGTGATCGCGTCCTTATATACCCCGTTGGGGATTCCGCTGAATGCCGCGCCGCCGGAAATAGTCACCAGCACGAAACTGTCGACCGCCCCGCTCGTGAAGCGCTTCTTGAAGCACATCCCGCCGCTGCACCCGTCGGTGGAGTACTGCCCCTTCTGGAGCGCGGGTATTTTATGCCGTATCTGGTTCAGGCGCTGGAGGTGTTTCGCCAACGGGTGATTGAGCGTATTCGCCATCTCGCCCGTAGCGTTGTTCCATACCCCGAAATCGGTGACGTTGACGCTTCCGGCGATGTGGTCGCCGAAATACGCGCGTCCGGTCGTCGCGATCGCGGCGCTCGGGCCTTTATCGCACGGCGCGCCCTTCATAAACTGGATCTCGCTTCCGTAGTACACGCACGGGATACCGCGGAACGTGAAGATCAGCGAGAAGCTCTCGGCGTATTCGGCCTCGCTCCCGCCGTAACGGTTATCCGTGTTCGGGCCGTAATCGTGCGAGTCGACATAACACACGTTCCATGTCGAGTCGTTATAGACATAATCGTTATTCTTCGCGAAATTGTACGCCTGTCCCGCCGTACCGAAGTTCCAGTGCATCGGGAAGTCGATCACTCCCATACCGGAAGACTGCGAGTAGTCCGGCGTATGATAGGCGTTGCCCTGCAGGAACGCGTTCTGGCTGGTCGGCTGGTTTCCGGTGCCCTGGTTATTTTCCCAGATATAGGCGTTCGACGCGCACTGGGCGTCCGTTCCCGTGAAAGTCTGCCGTTCGCCCCATGTATAGAACGGGGTCGAGAGCGGCGCAATACCGTGATTCCATACCTCGTTGACACGGGTACAGACCTCCCCGAACATATAGAAGCTCGCCGGAGCGTGGGACTTGAACGCGGGGATAAACCGCATATTCAGCGTCCATCTCGATATGTGCTTCACTGTATCGATACGGAAACCGTCCACGCCCATATCGATATATTTATTGTAGGCGTTGATTAAATACTGCTGAACTGTCGCGCTCTCCGTGTTCAGGTCGATACAATCCTCGTGGATCGTTCCGTTCTGGCAGGTATAGTCTTCCCAGTTCTGGAGCCAGCCCTTATGGAACAGCGTGGGATCGAACAGATCGAGGTTCGGCCACTGGTAATTGTAGATGATATATCCTTCGGGACTGCGCCATTGGGTGGGGGTTCCCCACGCCGTCAACGGGTTCCACGCGAGGGTGGGTTTCGCCGTCTGCCACAGGTCGCCGTTATAGTAACTTTTCCCGGAGACCGGCTCGTAGGACAGGCCGTCATAGGTGAATCCGGCGTTCGGCAAATCGTAATAATCGATAGTCGTCCCGTCGCCCCATTCCGGGTCGTTAGAATCGCCCCAGTACTTGACCGTCTGGAGCCCTACCGCCCCGTAGCGGCTGGTATGATTGAGCACGATATCCTGGATGATCTTGAGGCCCTTCGCGTGCGCGGCGTTAATCAGGTCCTGATAGGTCGCGCCGGGGGACTCGAGACGGGGATCGACTTTATTGAAGTCCCACGCATGGTAGCCGTGGTAATCGTAATCGCTTCTGTTCAGCACGACAGGGGTAATCCAGATCGCGGTAAAGCCCAGCGCCTTGATGTAGTCGAGTTTCGCGATCAGCCCCTTGAAGTCGCCGCGCCATGCCGGATCGTTATTCGCGGCGTTCCCGCTCGATACGTAACAGCGGCTGGGACGGTTATTCCCGGTGTCGCCGTCATAGAAACGCGCGGTCATCAGGAAGTAGATCGTCTCCTCGCGGAAATCGATCCTGTCCGGCGACGGTACGTTCGTGACCACATGCACGACCACCTGATCGGTGCCGGTCGCGCCCTCGTTATCGGTGACTGTCAGGGTAACCGTGTAGTTCCCGATAGCGCTGTATACCTTCGACGGGTTCACCCCGCTCAGGCCGTTATTCCAACTGTAGCTTACGATAGTCCCGTTCGGGTCGTAGGAGGCCGACGCGTCGAACTGCGCGCTATTCCCCATCAGCACCGTGATATCGACTCCGGCGTTCGCCACAGGAGGTACGTTCGCATTCGCGGTGGTAACGTTGACTACGGGGGACGTCCCGGTATTCCCGGCGTCGTCGTAGGCTTTCGCGGTCAGCGCGTGGCTGCCGTTGGGGGCATACGACGTGTTCCATTCCATAGTATAGGGTTCGGCGGTCGCCTGGCCTATTTTATTCGTGCCGCGGTAGAATTCCACCTTGGCGACATGGTTATTGTCCGACGCGTTCGCGACGATAGTGACTATCCCGGAAAGGCTCGCGCCGTTCGCCGGGGACGCTATGCTCGCGGTCGGGGGTATCAGGTCGTCGGGATTGGAATCGTACCATGTCCCGTTCTTATAGTATCCCGTTTTATTCCGGCTTAGGTCGGCCGTCTGCGGGGAAGAGTCGTTATTGAAGATGAGAAGGGTATTGGTGCCGGTGAAGGTATAGGAATACCAGCTTGCGCCCAATGCGGGTTCGGGGGTCATCGCGAAGCCCGGCCATGTGGTCGAACCGCAGTTGCCGCCCCAGTAATGTATCTTGGGAGTCTTCGTCCATTCGGTAGGGCGGCTAAAATAGACAATGAACGCGCCTTGGACCTGCACGACGGTGAAGGAGACCGTCTTTTCGGCCGACTGGTTACCGGCTTTATCTTTCGCGTAATACTTGACGGTATGCGCGCCCGTGGAGATAGGGAGGGTGACGCTCCAACTCGATGTACCGGACGCCACGTTGAAACTCCCGGCATCGACCGCGACGTAGACCTTATCCACGCCGGAGAGGTTATCGCTCGACGTACCGGATACGACGACGCTCTGAATATTGGTGAACGTTTTATTCGCCGCGGGAGTAATCGCGGAAACCTGCGGCGCGGTGATATCGGCGATCACGCTGATTTCGGAGCTCAA
Proteins encoded:
- the purE gene encoding 5-(carboxyamino)imidazole ribonucleotide mutase, giving the protein MAKVLVIMGSDSDLPVLSGGLEIFKDFGVDTEVHFSSAHRSPERTVELVKGFEANGGRVILAAAGMSAHLAGVIAGHTVLPVIGVPLSSPDFGSLDSLLSMVEMPPGIPVGVTGKGKSGAKNAALLTVEILALSDTTLRDKLVAYREKMKKDLRERDDELQSRGWENYKK
- a CDS encoding starch-binding protein → MKLSSKFFVLLLLVSFASCSQIDELTSKFNENSPIVMLTKPTNNQVVPSIYEIVGSAVAKIPAELTTVNVYCLCVESGVTNITNIVLNTDGIIVFRARFQGGAGHFLAWAIVSDDKGNSSRTSDILFQVDSGSVDVTPPDVFISTPTNNQPVGNSVTVSGTAEDIYNEGETLSGIDKVYVKLDSGTNIAAALNSEVWQIQFPLATAGSHTAYVYCTDKSGNSSGVKSVTFVYETGNPSVSISSPANGVMINQTSVNVSGLAAVDTPAAITSVQLSVNGGTFSSIGTITNTGWQKNGVTLIEGTNRIVAKAFADNGKSALSSEISVIADITAPQVSAITPAANKTFTNIQSVVVSGTSSDNLSGVDKVYVAVDAGSFNVASGTSSWSVTLPISTGAHTVKYYAKDKAGNQSAEKTVSFTVVQVQGAFIVYFSRPTEWTKTPKIHYWGGNCGSTTWPGFAMTPEPALGASWYSYTFTGTNTLLIFNNDSSPQTADLSRNKTGYYKNGTWYDSNPDDLIPPTASIASPANGASLSGIVTIVANASDNNHVAKVEFYRGTNKIGQATAEPYTMEWNTSYAPNGSHALTAKAYDDAGNTGTSPVVNVTTANANVPPVANAGVDITVLMGNSAQFDASASYDPNGTIVSYSWNNGLSGVNPSKVYSAIGNYTVTLTVTDNEGATGTDQVVVHVVTNVPSPDRIDFREETIYFLMTARFYDGDTGNNRPSRCYVSSGNAANNDPAWRGDFKGLIAKLDYIKALGFTAIWITPVVLNRSDYDYHGYHAWDFNKVDPRLESPGATYQDLINAAHAKGLKIIQDIVLNHTSRYGAVGLQTVKYWGDSNDPEWGDGTTIDYYDLPNAGFTYDGLSYEPVSGKSYYNGDLWQTAKPTLAWNPLTAWGTPTQWRSPEGYIIYNYQWPNLDLFDPTLFHKGWLQNWEDYTCQNGTIHEDCIDLNTESATVQQYLINAYNKYIDMGVDGFRIDTVKHISRWTLNMRFIPAFKSHAPASFYMFGEVCTRVNEVWNHGIAPLSTPFYTWGERQTFTGTDAQCASNAYIWENNQGTGNQPTSQNAFLQGNAYHTPDYSQSSGMGVIDFPMHWNFGTAGQAYNFAKNNDYVYNDSTWNVCYVDSHDYGPNTDNRYGGSEAEYAESFSLIFTFRGIPCVYYGSEIQFMKGAPCDKGPSAAIATTGRAYFGDHIAGSVNVTDFGVWNNATGEMANTLNHPLAKHLQRLNQIRHKIPALQKGQYSTDGCSGGMCFKKRFTSGAVDSFVLVTISGGAAFSGIPNGVYKDAITGDVKVVTDGTLAASCSGQGNMRIYVLDLVNNPAPGKIGEDGAYLHP
- a CDS encoding response regulator — protein: MNIYKVLVVEDAAFYVTIYKKILNPAHFELMTISRGSVFIDKVRSFKPDIILMDVHLPDANGVDLCGELKSFPELSSVPVIMVTSEEDVEVLKNAYRAGAVDYIKKPFNAIEMLIRMENVLKLSSQTQELVRIKQDTTVSEMGRAIAHNFNQPLTTLLGSAEMIKMLKVQKQLDEEVIELMDMVTESAEKISVLVQKVEKLKEYRVKDYLHDIKIIDLDQE